Proteins encoded within one genomic window of Halorussus salilacus:
- a CDS encoding 2,5-diamino-6-(ribosylamino)-4(3H)-pyrimidinone 5'-phosphate reductase: MRVVVNAATSVDGKLSSRRREQIAISGPEDFDRMDQLRADSDAVMVGVGTVLADDPHLTVDDPARRTARRERGESEHPARVVADSRGRTPTDARILDDAATTYVLVADAAPDERVEALEQAGARVVAAGEDRVDLAGALAGLEREGVETLMVEGGGELIFSLFEAELADELRLYVGSKLIGGRDAPTLADGEGFVDDFPTPELESVSRVDDGVLLRYAVE; the protein is encoded by the coding sequence ATGCGCGTGGTCGTCAACGCCGCGACGAGCGTCGACGGAAAGCTCTCCTCGCGGCGGCGCGAGCAGATCGCCATCAGCGGGCCCGAGGACTTCGACCGGATGGACCAACTCCGGGCCGACAGCGACGCCGTGATGGTCGGGGTCGGCACGGTGCTGGCCGACGACCCCCACCTGACCGTCGACGACCCCGCCCGTCGCACGGCGCGCCGCGAGCGGGGGGAATCCGAACACCCCGCGCGGGTGGTCGCCGACTCGCGGGGTCGGACCCCCACCGACGCCCGGATTCTGGACGACGCGGCGACGACCTACGTCCTCGTCGCCGACGCCGCGCCCGACGAGCGAGTCGAGGCGCTGGAGCAAGCGGGCGCGCGGGTCGTCGCGGCGGGCGAGGACCGTGTGGACCTCGCGGGCGCGCTCGCCGGACTCGAACGCGAGGGCGTCGAGACCCTGATGGTCGAGGGCGGGGGCGAACTCATCTTCTCGCTGTTCGAGGCGGAACTGGCCGACGAACTCCGGCTGTACGTCGGTTCGAAGCTCATCGGCGGCCGGGACGCCCCGACGCTGGCCGACGGCGAGGGGTTCGTCGACGACTTCCCGACGCCGGAGTTAGAGAGTGTCTCGCGCGTCGACGACGGCGTGCTCCTGCGCTACGCGGTCGAGTGA
- a CDS encoding DUF7545 family protein, which yields MTDADDVETKTYTIESPDGDAEELTVPVGIVEMLREDETETDTSVLGDLAMLSLAQQAHALVHHGHGEPDPRVEADEQKTMELFEERFGTTFGEMTGHSH from the coding sequence ATGACCGACGCAGACGACGTCGAGACCAAGACGTACACCATCGAATCGCCCGACGGAGACGCCGAGGAACTCACGGTCCCGGTCGGAATCGTCGAGATGCTACGCGAGGACGAGACAGAGACAGACACCTCGGTCCTCGGCGACCTCGCGATGCTGTCGCTGGCCCAGCAGGCCCACGCGCTGGTCCACCACGGCCACGGCGAACCCGACCCGCGGGTCGAGGCCGACGAGCAGAAGACGATGGAACTGTTCGAGGAGCGCTTCGGCACGACCTTCGGCGAGATGACCGGCCACTCCCACTGA
- a CDS encoding FAD-dependent oxidoreductase, with protein MSEHPRVEIYTKKECPYCEKAKDLFDSKGVEYETYNVTGDEELFEEMVERADGRKTAPEVFIDDELVGGWEDTSELDETGELDERLGIAATDGGEDDAVEHRRLVIAGSGIAGLTAAIYAARSNNDPLVLEGDEPGGQLTLTTEVENYPGFPEGLSGPDLINRMKEQAERFGAEVENGVIEEVDDSARPFRVELTNGDVYTADAVIAASGASARTLGVPGEDELMGYGVSTCATCDGAFFRDEEMLVVGGGDAAFEEANFLTKFAEKVYLVHRREEFRAEDYWIDRVQKKVDEGEIEILKNTELREVHGSPEEGVDYAELVRHPEGYPSDKLDDPETETFEMDVGAVFLAIGHTPNTDYLEGTDVEMDDAGYLKTEGGKGGGQTATGVPGIFGAGDVVDFHYQQAVTAAGMGCKAALDADDYLETAEVVAEEAATEVAAGDD; from the coding sequence ATGAGCGAACACCCCCGGGTCGAGATTTACACCAAGAAGGAGTGTCCCTACTGCGAGAAGGCCAAGGACCTCTTCGATTCGAAGGGCGTCGAGTACGAGACGTACAACGTGACCGGCGACGAGGAACTGTTCGAGGAGATGGTCGAGCGTGCCGACGGCCGCAAGACCGCGCCCGAGGTGTTCATCGACGACGAACTCGTCGGCGGGTGGGAGGACACGAGCGAACTCGACGAGACCGGCGAACTCGACGAGCGACTCGGCATCGCGGCGACCGACGGCGGCGAGGACGACGCGGTCGAACACCGTCGGCTCGTCATCGCCGGGAGCGGCATCGCGGGCCTGACCGCCGCCATCTACGCCGCGCGGTCGAACAACGACCCGCTGGTGCTGGAGGGCGACGAGCCCGGCGGTCAGCTCACCCTCACGACCGAGGTGGAGAACTACCCCGGCTTCCCCGAGGGTCTCAGCGGTCCCGACCTCATAAACCGGATGAAAGAGCAGGCCGAGCGGTTCGGCGCGGAGGTCGAGAACGGCGTCATCGAGGAGGTCGACGACTCCGCGCGACCGTTCCGGGTCGAGCTCACGAACGGCGACGTGTACACCGCCGACGCGGTCATCGCGGCGTCGGGCGCGAGCGCCCGGACCCTCGGCGTCCCCGGCGAGGACGAACTGATGGGCTACGGCGTCTCGACCTGCGCGACCTGCGACGGAGCCTTCTTCCGCGACGAGGAGATGCTGGTCGTGGGCGGCGGCGACGCCGCGTTCGAGGAGGCCAACTTCCTCACCAAGTTCGCCGAGAAGGTGTATCTGGTCCACCGCCGCGAGGAGTTCCGCGCCGAGGACTACTGGATAGACCGCGTCCAGAAGAAGGTAGACGAAGGCGAGATCGAGATTCTGAAGAACACCGAACTCCGCGAGGTCCACGGCTCGCCCGAGGAGGGCGTCGACTACGCCGAACTGGTCCGCCACCCCGAGGGCTACCCCTCCGATAAGCTCGACGACCCCGAGACCGAGACGTTCGAGATGGACGTGGGCGCGGTGTTCCTCGCCATCGGCCACACGCCCAACACCGACTACCTCGAAGGCACCGACGTGGAGATGGACGACGCGGGCTATCTCAAGACCGAGGGCGGGAAGGGCGGCGGCCAGACCGCGACCGGCGTGCCCGGCATCTTCGGCGCGGGCGACGTGGTCGACTTCCACTACCAGCAGGCCGTGACCGCCGCGGGCATGGGCTGTAAGGCCGCGCTCGACGCCGACGACTACCTCGAAACCGCCGAGGTCGTAGCCGAGGAGGCCGCGACCGAGGTTGCGGCCGGGGACGACTAA
- a CDS encoding DUF357 domain-containing protein codes for MPADLEEKTDRYEGLLAEALDAAEIAPPEDTPMGEAAAECREMAASYLEDGRHFRENDDPVNALASFSYGHAWLDAGARVGLFDVPREGHLFTV; via the coding sequence ATGCCCGCCGACCTCGAAGAGAAGACCGACCGATACGAGGGACTGCTCGCCGAGGCCCTCGACGCCGCCGAGATCGCGCCGCCCGAGGACACCCCGATGGGCGAGGCGGCCGCGGAGTGCCGGGAGATGGCGGCGTCCTACCTCGAGGACGGTCGCCACTTCCGGGAGAACGACGACCCCGTGAACGCGCTGGCCTCGTTCTCGTACGGTCACGCGTGGCTCGACGCGGGTGCACGCGTCGGACTGTTTGACGTGCCGCGCGAGGGCCACCTGTTCACGGTCTGA
- a CDS encoding DUF7836 family putative zinc-binding protein, translating to MNETYVRLLCPECGKDWEEGPDALPAHDQQFHCPNCHATRRTAEFTRTEKDLDTLKQFGG from the coding sequence ATGAACGAAACGTACGTGCGACTGCTCTGTCCGGAGTGTGGCAAGGACTGGGAAGAGGGCCCCGACGCCCTCCCGGCCCACGACCAGCAGTTCCACTGTCCGAACTGTCACGCCACGCGCCGGACCGCCGAGTTCACGCGGACCGAGAAGGACCTCGACACCCTGAAGCAGTTCGGGGGTTAG
- a CDS encoding translation initiation factor IF-2 subunit beta: MEGYEDHLDRALEETPDIEGTGDRFDVPDPEVRQEGNVTVYENFQDTLDRLGREDDHVLKFLQDELGTSAHIDESGRARLTGEFSEGRIGDAIDEYAEEFVLCSECGLPDTRLEREQGAVLLRCEACGARSATSSD, from the coding sequence ATGGAAGGGTACGAAGACCATCTCGACCGGGCGCTCGAAGAGACTCCCGACATCGAGGGGACCGGCGACCGCTTCGACGTGCCCGACCCGGAGGTCCGCCAGGAGGGCAACGTCACCGTCTACGAGAACTTCCAGGACACGCTCGACCGGCTCGGCCGCGAGGACGACCACGTCCTGAAGTTCCTGCAGGACGAACTGGGGACCAGCGCTCACATCGACGAGAGCGGCCGCGCTCGGCTGACCGGCGAGTTCAGCGAGGGCCGAATCGGAGACGCCATCGACGAGTACGCCGAGGAGTTCGTCCTCTGCTCGGAGTGCGGGCTCCCCGACACGCGACTCGAACGAGAACAGGGCGCGGTGTTGTTGCGGTGCGAGGCGTGCGGCGCGCGCTCGGCGACCAGCAGTGACTAA
- a CDS encoding UPF0058 family protein, with amino-acid sequence MKKQELIHLHGLLAEVGNYYEDEHSTEVDLSEYESLGVRPTSIHKSKTDHKAAVFAMAKAITSEMADAEATEKVAAKAD; translated from the coding sequence ATGAAGAAGCAGGAACTCATCCACCTTCACGGCCTGCTTGCGGAGGTTGGAAACTACTACGAAGACGAGCACAGCACCGAAGTCGACCTTTCCGAGTACGAGTCCCTCGGCGTACGACCGACATCTATTCACAAGTCGAAAACCGATCACAAAGCCGCGGTGTTCGCGATGGCGAAGGCAATCACGTCCGAGATGGCAGACGCGGAGGCCACCGAGAAGGTCGCCGCGAAAGCCGACTGA
- a CDS encoding DUF555 domain-containing protein → MNCRVVVEAAVPVYDVETPDEAVRIAISKTGELLNPDLNYVEINMGERSCPHCGEELEPAFIAADESLVALELEMTVFNVEREEHASRIARKEIGQRLENIPLTVLEVEVIEDDDEESEEEADSEGDSATEDATGDERDDDEVLPEFEDLIE, encoded by the coding sequence ATGAACTGCAGAGTTGTCGTGGAAGCCGCGGTTCCGGTCTACGACGTGGAGACGCCGGACGAAGCGGTTCGAATCGCCATCTCGAAGACCGGTGAGTTGCTCAATCCCGACCTCAACTACGTCGAGATAAACATGGGCGAGCGGTCGTGCCCCCACTGCGGGGAGGAACTCGAACCCGCGTTCATCGCGGCCGACGAGAGCCTCGTCGCGCTCGAACTGGAGATGACCGTCTTCAACGTCGAGCGCGAGGAACACGCCTCGCGGATTGCACGAAAGGAGATCGGCCAGCGCCTCGAGAACATCCCGCTGACCGTCCTCGAAGTCGAGGTCATCGAAGACGACGACGAGGAGAGCGAGGAGGAGGCCGACTCCGAGGGCGACTCCGCAACTGAGGACGCCACCGGCGACGAACGCGACGACGACGAGGTCCTGCCGGAGTTCGAGGACCTCATCGAGTAG
- a CDS encoding DNA-3-methyladenine glycosylase family protein → MESGSIPLADVPGGFDLQSTLESGQTFCWRREDGRAYETDDAHGGSAWYYTATEGEVVRVRHREGQLEWEATTDADGLLVERLRLDDDLPTIFEAVPDDPLVADARAAYPGMRLVDDPFFPCLVSFICSAQMRVSRIHGMQTALAREFGEAIEFDGETYHAFPTPERLAAATEAELRELGLGYRAPYVRRSAELAAAGEVDPADVRAKEYEDARDALQAFVGVGDKVADCVLLFSLDFLEAVPLDTWIRTAIEDHYPDCDRGSYAETSRAIREAFGGEYAGYAQTYAFHYLRSRY, encoded by the coding sequence ATGGAATCCGGTTCGATACCGCTGGCCGACGTGCCGGGCGGGTTCGACCTCCAGTCGACGCTCGAAAGCGGCCAGACGTTCTGCTGGCGGCGCGAGGACGGCCGGGCCTACGAGACCGACGACGCCCACGGCGGGTCGGCGTGGTACTACACCGCGACCGAGGGCGAGGTCGTCCGGGTGCGCCACCGCGAGGGACAGTTAGAGTGGGAGGCGACGACCGACGCCGACGGGCTACTCGTCGAGCGACTCCGCCTCGACGACGACCTGCCGACCATCTTCGAGGCGGTTCCCGACGACCCGCTGGTCGCCGACGCGCGCGCGGCCTACCCCGGGATGCGACTCGTTGACGACCCCTTCTTTCCGTGTCTCGTCTCGTTCATCTGTTCGGCTCAGATGCGGGTCTCGCGCATCCACGGGATGCAGACCGCACTCGCGCGGGAGTTCGGCGAGGCCATCGAGTTCGACGGGGAGACGTACCACGCCTTCCCGACGCCCGAACGCCTCGCGGCCGCGACCGAGGCTGAACTCCGGGAGCTGGGGCTGGGGTATCGCGCGCCCTACGTCCGGCGGTCGGCCGAGCTGGCGGCCGCCGGGGAGGTCGACCCGGCCGACGTGCGCGCGAAGGAGTACGAAGACGCCCGCGACGCCCTTCAGGCGTTCGTCGGCGTCGGCGACAAGGTGGCCGACTGCGTCCTGCTGTTCTCGCTCGACTTCCTCGAAGCGGTGCCCCTCGACACCTGGATTCGGACCGCCATCGAGGACCACTACCCCGACTGCGACCGCGGGTCGTACGCCGAGACCTCGCGGGCCATCCGGGAGGCGTTCGGCGGCGAGTACGCGGGGTACGCCCAGACGTACGCGTTCCACTACCTCCGGAGTCGGTACTGA
- a CDS encoding transcription factor, producing the protein MAFEDLLEDPVIQKYLHELVGPKGMPVAAAPPDGEVTDEELAEELDLELNDVRRALFILYENDLATYRRLRDEDSGWLTYLWTFEYDNIPGNLEEEMHRLLEALEQRREYERHHEFYLCEVCSIRFEFGEAMDFGFECPECGSPLESMENSRLVDSMEGRIERLREELNVEHLEEAEA; encoded by the coding sequence ATGGCTTTTGAGGACCTACTCGAAGACCCGGTAATTCAGAAGTATCTTCACGAGTTGGTCGGTCCGAAGGGAATGCCGGTGGCCGCGGCCCCGCCGGACGGCGAGGTCACCGACGAGGAGCTCGCCGAGGAACTCGACCTCGAACTCAACGACGTTCGACGGGCGCTTTTCATCCTCTACGAGAACGACCTGGCGACCTACCGGCGGCTCCGGGACGAGGACTCGGGGTGGCTGACCTACCTCTGGACCTTCGAGTACGACAACATCCCCGGGAACCTCGAAGAGGAGATGCACCGGCTACTGGAGGCGCTCGAACAGCGCCGCGAGTACGAGCGCCACCACGAGTTCTACCTGTGTGAGGTCTGTTCGATCCGGTTCGAGTTCGGCGAGGCGATGGACTTCGGCTTCGAGTGCCCCGAGTGCGGGTCGCCCCTGGAGTCGATGGAGAACTCCCGGCTCGTCGACTCGATGGAGGGCCGAATCGAGCGGCTCCGAGAGGAGCTCAACGTCGAGCACCTCGAAGAGGCCGAGGCATAA
- a CDS encoding DUF2110 family protein: MVVLATKVYVQGDARERALDGLRSLVDNAVGDLDVEYTVGVRRDDFAVVTLEGDDEVVARNLLREEWGEITPDMRPGETYVGTLESWDEDGIVLDAGEDVRIPASELGLGQGTPVQIVERFGLVQHVPLRFVYGGEGGDDGESSPPRLADEERDRLYEWTRGTGRVNVNSATRGEVRATVNRAGHARDIVTVERLGLLEQSVVCKDETDPPGLLAAIGDYLPAEIRCVIP; this comes from the coding sequence ATGGTCGTCCTCGCTACCAAGGTGTACGTGCAGGGCGACGCCCGCGAGCGCGCGCTCGACGGCCTCCGGTCGCTCGTCGACAACGCGGTCGGCGACCTCGACGTCGAGTACACCGTCGGGGTACGCAGGGACGACTTCGCCGTGGTGACTCTGGAGGGCGACGACGAGGTCGTCGCGCGCAACCTCCTGCGCGAGGAGTGGGGCGAGATAACCCCGGACATGCGGCCGGGCGAGACCTACGTCGGGACGCTCGAATCGTGGGACGAGGACGGCATCGTCCTCGACGCGGGCGAAGACGTGCGGATTCCCGCGAGCGAACTCGGTCTCGGGCAGGGGACGCCCGTCCAGATCGTCGAGCGGTTCGGACTCGTCCAGCACGTTCCCCTGCGATTCGTGTACGGCGGCGAGGGCGGAGACGACGGCGAGTCGAGCCCCCCGCGCCTCGCAGACGAGGAGCGCGACCGCCTCTACGAGTGGACCCGCGGAACCGGCCGGGTCAACGTCAACAGCGCGACCCGCGGGGAGGTCCGGGCGACGGTCAACCGCGCGGGCCACGCCCGCGACATCGTCACGGTCGAGCGACTCGGCCTGCTCGAACAGAGCGTCGTCTGCAAGGACGAGACCGACCCGCCGGGGTTGCTCGCCGCCATCGGCGACTACCTGCCCGCGGAGATTCGTTGCGTTATTCCATGA
- a CDS encoding DUF5803 family protein has product MNRRLLLGFAALALLALGAGCTGLFGPDEFSDDQLSQEADYDWNTTADVTVNITSDEYRAVYNVSNRSAVETYQRESLGGESPVEVSAVQFRYPNGTVATAEEFEVVKQDDRTVIRPPAEDGKLAYTAPHRGKSFSMPVTVEGSYEVVLPEGMRVGNFLLSQVRPGEHTTEGPDGTADGRVHIHWEEVTADTVVVRYYLARDLTIFAGIIGGAALVALVGLAYFRLQIRNLEREREELGLNVDTSDDEFDDGPPPGMR; this is encoded by the coding sequence ATGAATCGGCGACTCCTGCTCGGGTTCGCGGCGCTCGCGTTGCTCGCGCTCGGGGCTGGCTGTACCGGGCTGTTCGGCCCGGACGAGTTCAGCGACGACCAGCTCTCACAGGAGGCCGACTACGACTGGAACACCACGGCCGACGTGACCGTCAACATCACGAGCGACGAGTACCGGGCGGTCTACAACGTCTCGAACCGCTCGGCGGTCGAGACCTACCAGCGCGAGTCGCTCGGCGGCGAGTCGCCGGTCGAGGTGTCGGCGGTCCAGTTCCGGTATCCGAACGGGACGGTCGCGACCGCAGAGGAGTTCGAGGTCGTGAAGCAGGACGACCGGACCGTGATACGACCGCCCGCAGAGGACGGGAAGCTGGCGTACACCGCGCCCCACCGCGGCAAGTCGTTCAGCATGCCAGTCACCGTCGAGGGGTCCTACGAGGTCGTCCTCCCCGAGGGAATGCGGGTCGGCAACTTCCTGCTGAGTCAGGTCCGGCCCGGCGAACACACCACCGAGGGTCCCGACGGGACGGCCGACGGCCGGGTCCACATTCACTGGGAGGAGGTGACCGCCGACACCGTCGTCGTCCGCTACTACCTCGCCCGGGACCTCACCATCTTCGCCGGTATCATCGGCGGGGCCGCGCTCGTCGCGCTGGTCGGACTCGCCTACTTCCGGCTTCAGATTCGGAACCTCGAACGCGAGCGCGAGGAACTGGGGCTGAACGTCGACACCTCCGACGACGAGTTCGACGACGGGCCGCCGCCCGGGATGCGGTAG
- a CDS encoding competence/damage-inducible protein A: MQVALVSVGDELLAGDTVNTNAAWLGQRLAERGATVERVVVVPDRVSDIARVVNELRAEYDAVVTTGGLGPTHDDLTMEGVAAAVGVPVEEHPDAVEWITDHTDYERGDLVAGTTHLPKGARMLPNDAGVAPGCVIEGVYVLPGVPAEMEAMFERVADEFTGEYRYVTTVRADEPESALVERFAELDERFDVTVGSYPGDHVRVKLQSTDEDELDRAAAWLRERVESVE, encoded by the coding sequence ATGCAGGTAGCCCTCGTCTCCGTCGGCGACGAACTGCTGGCGGGCGACACCGTCAACACGAACGCCGCGTGGCTCGGCCAGCGACTCGCCGAGCGCGGTGCGACCGTCGAGCGCGTGGTGGTCGTCCCCGACCGTGTCTCCGACATCGCCCGCGTGGTCAACGAACTCCGGGCCGAGTACGACGCCGTCGTCACCACCGGCGGGCTCGGGCCCACCCACGACGACCTCACCATGGAGGGGGTCGCGGCCGCCGTCGGGGTCCCGGTCGAGGAACACCCCGACGCAGTCGAGTGGATCACCGACCACACCGACTACGAGCGCGGCGACCTCGTGGCGGGGACGACCCACCTCCCGAAGGGGGCGCGGATGCTGCCCAACGACGCGGGAGTCGCGCCCGGTTGCGTCATCGAGGGCGTCTACGTCCTGCCGGGGGTGCCCGCGGAGATGGAGGCGATGTTCGAGCGCGTCGCCGACGAGTTCACCGGCGAGTACCGGTACGTGACGACGGTTCGGGCCGACGAACCCGAGAGCGCGCTGGTCGAGCGGTTCGCGGAACTGGACGAGCGATTCGACGTGACGGTCGGAAGCTACCCCGGCGACCACGTCCGGGTCAAACTCCAGAGCACCGACGAGGACGAACTCGACCGCGCGGCGGCGTGGCTCCGCGAGCGAGTCGAGTCGGTCGAGTGA
- a CDS encoding ATP-NAD kinase family protein, producing MRRIGVVVNPIAGMGGRVGLKGTDGKVEEARERGAEPRAPGRAVAALAALRERAPDAELLTYGGQMGAEEAREAGFDPVAVGEPAGGETTAADTREAVREFAGRNADLILFVGGDGTAVDVAETLDELDAEVPILGVPAGVKVYSAVFAVSPEAAGRVAADFDRTETREVNDIDEEAYREGEVRAGLKALAAVPVAEDLQSSKQVGGGTVESLAAGVADDARASSATYVLGPGGTVGAIKSELGFEGSPLGVDVWRDGEVLVADASADEILDHLGEDNVIVVSPIGGQGFVFGRGNDQISPDVIGESEVEVVASKRKLDDIGVLRVDTGDDEVDESLRGWRKVRVGRFERRMMKVA from the coding sequence ATGCGACGAATCGGCGTGGTGGTCAATCCCATCGCCGGAATGGGCGGGCGAGTAGGACTCAAAGGCACCGACGGGAAGGTCGAGGAGGCCCGCGAGCGCGGCGCGGAGCCGCGCGCGCCCGGCCGCGCGGTCGCGGCGCTCGCGGCCCTCCGCGAGCGCGCGCCCGACGCCGAGCTGCTGACCTACGGCGGCCAGATGGGCGCAGAGGAAGCCCGAGAGGCGGGGTTCGACCCGGTCGCGGTGGGCGAACCCGCAGGCGGGGAGACGACCGCCGCCGACACCCGCGAAGCCGTCAGGGAGTTCGCCGGGCGAAACGCCGACCTGATACTGTTCGTCGGCGGCGACGGCACCGCGGTCGACGTGGCCGAGACGCTCGACGAACTCGACGCCGAGGTCCCGATTCTCGGCGTTCCGGCGGGCGTGAAGGTCTACTCGGCGGTGTTCGCGGTCAGCCCCGAGGCCGCAGGCCGGGTCGCCGCCGACTTCGACCGGACCGAGACCCGCGAGGTCAACGACATCGACGAGGAGGCCTACCGGGAGGGCGAGGTCCGCGCGGGGCTGAAGGCGCTCGCGGCGGTCCCGGTCGCCGAGGACCTCCAGTCGAGCAAGCAGGTCGGCGGCGGGACCGTCGAGAGCCTCGCGGCGGGGGTCGCCGACGACGCGCGCGCGTCGTCGGCGACCTACGTCCTCGGGCCGGGCGGCACGGTCGGGGCGATAAAATCGGAACTCGGCTTCGAGGGGTCGCCGCTCGGCGTGGACGTGTGGCGGGACGGGGAGGTGCTGGTCGCAGACGCCAGCGCCGACGAGATTCTCGACCACTTGGGCGAGGACAATGTAATCGTGGTCTCGCCCATCGGCGGGCAGGGGTTCGTCTTCGGCCGGGGCAACGACCAGATATCGCCCGACGTAATCGGCGAGTCCGAGGTCGAGGTTGTCGCGTCGAAGCGCAAACTCGACGACATCGGCGTCCTCCGGGTCGACACGGGCGACGACGAGGTCGACGAGTCGTTGCGCGGGTGGCGGAAGGTCCGGGTCGGTCGGTTCGAGCGCCGGATGATGAAGGTGGCGTGA
- a CDS encoding phosphate uptake regulator PhoU, giving the protein METRKVQRLGPSTLAMTLPAEWAKENDVEKGDEVSLRMGGKGTLTVLPESAHTEESEAIIHAENLDADAVERAIVAQYVLGRRVIHVESEETLDSAHINAVYKAETQLMGLGVVEETPNSIAIRCSVDPEDFSLDNLLERLENTGSTMRGEAVKALAHGNPDLAQRALNRERQANKIFVLLLRLIFTAYQNPTLARAVDLDSGFPLIGYRSIAKNLELTADNAEDIAEIVLEAEGHTLDVDGATMRRIREFTDQVDEITALAVRAAVERDYDKTLEVRALFHEIGDREGEILADLPEMDNESLLAIREVLVSLQQTAQYAMRNAEIAANLALNEESEHTTIN; this is encoded by the coding sequence ATGGAGACGCGGAAGGTACAGCGGTTAGGACCCTCGACGCTCGCGATGACCCTCCCGGCCGAGTGGGCCAAGGAAAACGACGTCGAGAAGGGCGACGAGGTCTCGCTCAGGATGGGTGGCAAGGGAACGCTGACGGTCCTCCCGGAGTCGGCTCACACCGAGGAGTCCGAAGCCATCATCCACGCCGAGAACCTCGACGCCGACGCGGTCGAGCGCGCCATCGTCGCCCAGTACGTGCTCGGACGCCGGGTCATCCACGTCGAGAGCGAGGAGACCCTCGATAGCGCGCACATCAACGCGGTCTACAAGGCCGAGACCCAGTTGATGGGGCTGGGCGTCGTCGAGGAGACCCCCAACAGCATCGCCATCCGGTGTTCGGTCGACCCCGAGGACTTCAGCCTCGACAATCTGCTCGAACGACTGGAGAACACCGGTTCGACCATGCGCGGCGAGGCGGTCAAGGCGCTCGCACACGGCAACCCCGACCTCGCCCAGCGGGCGCTGAACCGCGAACGACAGGCCAACAAGATATTCGTCCTCCTGCTGAGGCTCATCTTCACGGCCTACCAGAACCCCACGCTCGCGCGCGCGGTGGACTTGGATAGCGGCTTCCCACTTATCGGCTATCGGTCCATCGCCAAGAACCTCGAACTCACCGCCGACAACGCCGAGGACATCGCCGAGATTGTGCTCGAAGCCGAGGGCCACACCCTCGACGTGGACGGCGCGACGATGCGCCGCATCCGGGAGTTCACCGATCAGGTCGACGAGATAACCGCGCTGGCCGTGCGAGCGGCGGTCGAGCGCGATTACGACAAGACCCTCGAAGTCCGGGCGCTGTTCCACGAGATCGGCGACCGGGAGGGCGAGATACTCGCCGACCTGCCCGAGATGGACAACGAGAGCCTGCTCGCCATCCGCGAGGTGCTGGTGAGCCTCCAGCAGACCGCCCAGTACGCCATGCGGAACGCCGAAATCGCGGCGAATCTCGCGCTCAACGAGGAGAGCGAGCACACGACCATCAACTGA
- a CDS encoding DUF7528 family protein, with protein MTRDEAADLQDAVGDALTQRREFFRTAGVHREDGAYEVARRGANSAGNSKVFESFEVLRRLFERLPDEFTADDVGRTGITGSRRHMLVRHFAEHPAFDCGISRRNPLTAEKATDDGTDETTTRDEGEVISAD; from the coding sequence CTGACTAGGGACGAGGCCGCAGACCTGCAGGACGCGGTCGGCGACGCGCTGACCCAGCGCCGGGAGTTCTTCCGGACCGCGGGCGTCCACCGCGAGGACGGCGCGTACGAGGTGGCCCGACGCGGGGCCAACTCGGCGGGCAACTCGAAGGTGTTCGAGAGCTTCGAGGTTCTGCGCCGACTGTTCGAGCGACTGCCCGACGAGTTCACGGCCGACGACGTGGGTCGGACCGGAATCACGGGGTCGCGCCGCCACATGCTGGTGCGCCACTTCGCGGAGCATCCCGCGTTCGACTGTGGCATCTCGCGGCGGAACCCCCTGACCGCCGAGAAGGCGACCGACGACGGCACCGACGAGACGACTACCCGCGACGAGGGCGAGGTGATCAGCGCCGACTAG
- a CDS encoding DUF7525 family protein, whose translation MAEHETVATDKGIGLATLFTLVAAVAAVAMFAVPGTELAAWGFAVAMLAGVLAVAAVHLYWR comes from the coding sequence ATGGCCGAACACGAGACGGTCGCGACCGACAAGGGCATCGGACTCGCCACGCTGTTCACGCTAGTGGCGGCGGTCGCCGCGGTGGCGATGTTCGCGGTCCCGGGCACCGAACTCGCCGCGTGGGGTTTCGCGGTCGCCATGCTGGCTGGCGTGCTGGCGGTCGCGGCTGTACACCTCTACTGGCGGTGA